The DNA segment TCAGAATACGAACCAAAACCGGCGAATATAAGTGGGTACTCAGTCGCGGAAAGGTCGTAGAACGTGACTCAGACGGCAAGCCAACGCGCATTGTCGGCACCCATACTGATATCTCCGAAAGAAAACTTGCTGAGCAGGAGATACAAAAGATAAATGCAGAACTGGAGCAAAGGGTGCAGGAACGCACACGTGAACTAAGCGTAACGAATGAACAGCTTTGCAAGGAAATGGCTGAGCGAAAAATGCTCGAAAAGGAAGTTTTGAGCATCAGTGAGCGCGAACGTGAATGGACGGGTCAGGAGCTGCATGACAGCCTGGGACAGCAGCTCACCGGCATTGCCATAATGAGTAAAGTTCTGGCTAATAAACTGAAAGAGAAAGGGATCGCAGAATCGGAAAACGCCGACGCAATTTCCGAGATGATCAAACACAGCATTGAAAAAACCCGGGCAATAGCAAAAGGCCTGCACCCCATCGACATAGGTAATTCGGGTCTGTGCGAAGCGATGCGGAACCTTGCCGCTAATACAGCCAGTCTTTTCAGAGTTGAATGTTCGTTCAGCGGCGATGTCGAGATCGAGATTTGCGACACGGCAGCGGCAATGAATCTTTACCGGATCGCCCAGGAAGCCATAACAAATGCAATCAGGCACGGGCATGCGGACAATATTGACGTAACACTAGATTGCAACGGAGAAAACGGTAATCTGCGTATCGTAAATGATGGAGCACCATTTTCTATAAATACGGAAAAATCCAAAGGAATGGGCTTGCGTTTAATGAAACATCGTGCTGAAATGATAGACGGCAAGCTGGAGATTTGTCAGCGACGTGGCGGAGGAGCCATTGTCACATGCGCTTTTAAGTTGCCGCAGGAGTGGAGGAAAAATAATGCCACCGAGGTTGAGTTTACTCGGAGTGAGGACTGCGAGCAGTAAAGGAAATCGCATCAGGCCGACATTGCTTTTAGCTGTCGGTTTGTCGATTCTTGTGATACTGTATATTTCAGTTGTTTCCGCAGAAAAACTGGGTCTTCGCCATATCGAAACGGAAGCAGTAAT comes from the Anaerohalosphaera lusitana genome and includes:
- a CDS encoding PAS domain-containing protein, whose product is MTEPLRSTRPENDPTAAAKDSRNSESQKNKLRVLLIEDETPHVYLIRRAFKNSPQSFELVTSRCLEDAKKLIAQHLFDVLVTDLMLPDGRGVDLLKDADITCKVPIVVMTSYGGEDIAVDALKAGAMDYVVKSNDAFEALPHITKNAVTSWRARETRRKSAEAVMKRESHLRMVLDATSGGVWDRDLVLDQVYYGSNWASMLGYKPEEIVPHTRFWHSLVHPDDRADVMRAMNDHLSGKCDKYSAEFRIRTKTGEYKWVLSRGKVVERDSDGKPTRIVGTHTDISERKLAEQEIQKINAELEQRVQERTRELSVTNEQLCKEMAERKMLEKEVLSISEREREWTGQELHDSLGQQLTGIAIMSKVLANKLKEKGIAESENADAISEMIKHSIEKTRAIAKGLHPIDIGNSGLCEAMRNLAANTASLFRVECSFSGDVEIEICDTAAAMNLYRIAQEAITNAIRHGHADNIDVTLDCNGENGNLRIVNDGAPFSINTEKSKGMGLRLMKHRAEMIDGKLEICQRRGGGAIVTCAFKLPQEWRKNNATEVEFTRSEDCEQ